TGTCCTCGCTTCCAATGAGATATTTTTTGCACAGGAAACAGCGCCACTGTGTGGTTGTATACTGTAATTTTGTCTATATTGAAAGAGTATCTGAGGGCGGATCTGAACTTCAGGTTAACAATGAGTTAACCTAAAACACAAAGAAACTTGAAAAATTGAAACAAAGGGAGCATTTAAATTAGTGCTTGTCCTGAACTACTTGGCTGCCATCTATTGTACTGTGAAACTAGGAGAGCAGAAGGAATTGTTTCCAGGCTGCTGTGTAATTATCTACAAATTATGTGCAATCAGCTGGAGAAAGCCTGTTAACGACTTCTctgaaaatgtgctgtttttagctttgtatttatatttaaagtttaaCTTTAAAATGCTTTGCTTAAATGGAATTCCTTTGCAATATGCTTTAAGAAACAGTTCAAAGGGTCGGGACCCCCTGAGGGGGGGTCACTGCAACATTTTAGGAGGGTGGACCTCATCCAATTGCAGTGAATAGCTTGTAGAGTTGTGTCATGACGAAAGTCTATCAGTTTAAGATCAATTCAGTTTTGTATTGTGAACAAATCTGCGGTGGACTGacaaaactacacacacacacacacacacacacacacacacacacacacacacacacacagagtctccaAGCCCTCTCAGCTCCACAACAATCAGAATTTCCTTTCTAAGTGGCAGACCAACAAACCAGCCATTCTTGACTTGCATGATTACTGGATAATCACTCCGCAGAGTGTCTGTCTTCCTGTTCTCAAAACCCTGTGGGATTGATATAGTGCAGAAACAGACCAGGACTTGGGAATCTAGACCTCGATCGACACTGTTTACACAAGACAGTAAAAAGCACTGCCAAGCCTCTGAGATCCTGATGGCTTGTGAGGGAGGCACCCAgcccctcacacccacacacagagaTCATCTGCTGGGCTGTTTTCTCTCAGCAATCCGGTGccaggcggggggggggggaggcttcAAAACTGATGCAACAGCATTCTGTTAATGTTTCAAAGGACACATTACATGATCTCCGTTTCCTGATAAGTTTGTGTCTATTTAATGCACTCCTGGATTAGACATGATTAAAAGAGCTCTAGTGAGGCCACAGAGATGCTGAGTTTTATAAAGTCAGCAGGATGTGTTGGCTtgaacagaaaataacacaagaaCAGCACATTAATTAAGATAACATCGAGTTGCTGAAAACACAGATGTAAGCTTGTGAAGTTACCCCCATTAAGTTAGGAACTTCCACACTTTGGCAACAACTGAAAAAGCTGGAAGGCACCAGTAGTACAGAGTTGAGTCATCAACGGACATGAATTGCTCGCCAAACAGTGGGTTGCAAAATCACAAAATCAAACTAGAGAGCCTTTTCTTTGAGGTCAGGATGGGATGCCTGTAATATGACTGTGACCGCCTCTTTATTGGTCAGGCCCAGCCTGCCAAATTAGTCATGCGTTGTCAGGGAAACCAACGCCCCTACACTTGGACCGAGTGCCCGctgagaaatgtgtttttctcaTTTATATGTTACAGTAGGTCACCGGTCTCCGGTCTGGCTCTTGACTGTCCTGAGCGCAAACAGTAACTTGTTTGTGAAAGATGGCAGATTTATGATGCAGACAGTAACCCTTTTAGTGtgctgcagttatttattttataataaacaaccCTATTCAATAAGGGCATTGTATATGTAGGTTGGTCTGGAATCTTTTAGAAATATATAGTCTTCCACATATATACAGTGACTTTACTTCAAGCTCAAGTACTTGTGACTGCTAATGTTACTCTGAGGTGCAACTAAGCTCGTAGTGAAACATCAGAAAGGTTTGTACTTAGCTTCATTCAAACAGTTGCACCTGGTGTGCTAACAGTCAGCATaaatcaccacattgaaatgcaatgcaaatgTGGGTTAGAGATCTGGAATGGGAATGGATTTTCTCTGCAAACTTGTCAGAACTTGTGAAAGTTTGCAATACGATGAAGTGAACTCAATTGTAAGTCAGTTAAAGCGATAGCAGCCCCAGTTTTGGGCAGCATGGTATCAATCTTATTGCTCCTCCGCCTCTGTATTCTGAGCTATTGGAAATCCCCGGCGGGAGAATACAATGGCATCTATTATAAACAGGGTGGCTGTAAAAGCAAGATTTCAGGGAAATCAACTGCTTCAGTAACGGATGGGAACCATATTAACAGTTAAAAGCGCAGCAAAGCAAGAGGAAGTGTGGGAACTTAGCACCGTGACGCATCTGCCCCAGACAAGTAACTAGGCTTCTTCaatgcttgttttgctttttggGTGATCTTcaatgcagctggtgtctttttccttgaagatattttaaagaaGCAGCTCTATGCGGTGTGTCCAGTcgtttaccggaagcaaactaaaccggctgccacgTTCCTAAATGCTGACTAACAGGCAGTGCGTCAGTAAGGCAAAGGTTTGCTCTAAGTGATAAAAAAAGATATGTATTTACACAATTCTTTGGGAAATGGGAATTtttcatggaaatcgtgaaatctgtGACAACTGTGAAATAAATACCGCCTTAATTATTGCCAGCTGTTCATCACAAATCCTTAACTATCTAGTGATACTTTAAGGTAACTCAAGATTAGTGTTAGAGTTTCAAgacactgagaggagaggagaatggAATACCTTCATTGTGAAATTGAAAAGAACTCAAAACAGGCTTTACTACATTACACCAACAAAGATCTTTCAAATTAAGACATtgtaacaattcaaaacaaagtgTTTGAAGGTCACTGAGATataacacaatgaacccaggacACATATTAGAATACAGAACCAAAAGCACGATGCGCTACATTGGCAAGAGTACTGGATCCCCTATTCACAAGCCTTGAACTTATTAAACAGTGTTTCTTAAAAGTCTCATTTAATCAATATTAGCTGCATTTCCTGTGCAAAATCACTTCTGTTTTCCAGCTAAATGGTCCTGTGCTACAACACAGTTGATATTCAAAATTACATAaccacattcaaataaaatattacactttTACCTATTAAGAAAACCTACAATATTATTCAGATGACCCTCTGTTCTGGTAGATTTTACCAACAAAGTGCAAAACTACGATAACAACAAGGAATCAAAGGTATGCCTGCTGTACTTGGCTTTCAGCTAGCTTTATAACATGAACACTTTCATTTTGCAAATTGCACTTTGATGTAAATATCTTTAGAAAGCTGGCTCTAGTGCCCTGTGATTGCAGTGACTGGTGTAGAAGAGCTGCAGTCTCTAATAATCTTTAGTTTTGCAGTGACATTAACACCAATGAATGATTCTGTGCTGTGGGAGAATGACAGTGCAAATGCTGTAGCTGGGTCACTGGTAGATACCACATTGGCAACATGTTCTTTTAGTTTGATATACCACTAGTATCATAATGGTATGAACCGTGTGCTACTGTACAACAGCATTGTGCAGTTTTTCTTTCAATATTgtattgccattgctggtaatgctatGGTTGTCTATGGGGTTCTGCAGGGTTACACATTCGGTGGTATTGTCGTAGCCCTATGGAATCTGTCCAGCTTTTCGGGAAGAACAGTCGTTAACAATGGTCAATAGATTAGTCAAACGGTCATGGGACTAGCTTCGGAATCTGCATTACAGCCATCAAATATGTCAAGTGTTTAAATATAGAAAAGGCATGCTTGTCCCAGACAAGaagacagtgttttattttctaggTCAGTAATACTGTGGGTGAAGCAGCatagtctgttctccagaatgtcCCAAAAGTCTTTTTGAGACATCATGAATCTTTCACAAACTTGGGTACAAAGTCTGGAAGATCTGCTTGTCTTGCTCCTCTTGAATGAGATTACAGAATGCACGTCAATACACATTCCATTTTCATTGCAAATCAGCCATGCAAGGGTAAGCCTGTTGCATTCACCGTACCATCCGACCAGTCTGCTTGAGTCACAGAAGTGCGCTGCACCTCCAGCAGGTGCTGCTACGCTCTCCTGTACTcgcaggtgctcagtgcacgtGTGCAATCTTTGGTTGAAGCATCTTAGCGGCTAAAGTAACTGGATCTCCAATCAGCTTCATCTCGAAGTCCACAGAGctccctgctgttttgtttaatgcattttctgctttcttttgccacctggtggctgGGCTAATGAAGTGcagcagtcagaaaaaaaaaaaaaacgcgttgCAAAACCGCAACATTTTTGAGTTACCTCACTGCGACAGTCCCAAGACAGATGTATCGCTGGTTTTGGCTACTATTTTAGgatgtcaaaataataaaaatgaatcacCTGTAAGTGAAATTGTACAGGAAGTCTGAAGTGCTTTTGGAGAGAATGCTGGAGAGTGCTATTTATCTACAGATACAGGATAGCACAAGCAACAGCAAGCTTGCTCACGCCAGGAGGAACCCTTTCTATTAAGGGTTAGGGAGGAAGTCAGAGCAAAACAAAGCAGTATAATTGCCTGGTGGTATTGTGGTGTGAACAGTTCACACAGCGCAAAGTTGTGTTCCTAGAGAGCTAATTTAATGGTAAGATGCAGGTTCATTAACTCAATGTGCCCCCTGttaaatgcacaggaaaaaagCATGCAAGAACCCGAAGGAATCTAACAAGAGAATCTAAATGGAGTTCAATTTAAAACGagatttaaatattacaaaataactgCAGGTATTTTTCAAATGAGATTTTGGCACTGCAACGATTCATGCAGAACTCAGCAACACAGGTAAAAAGTCACTATACGTTCACATAACTTTGTACAGATTAATGGTGATACGCATCATTTTGACTGATGTTAAAGAGAGCAGAGTAGCGCTGCACTCTGAGGCTGGCTTACTGGAGGTATTGGAGAGGTGGCTCCAGGTCGTCCAGGGGTATTGATCCGGGCATCAGTAAGACGTTGATACATTTGGTtttaatacattgtatttgttttaacgATTCTTCAATAGTTTTAATCCTGCAGTCATAGGAAATTGACATCTTCTGCTTGTTTCACTTCCGAAAAAAGAGGGTTGTGGACCGTTTCTAATCTGTGAAAAGATAGAAACAAGAGACAGATAATAAACATGAATGTGTAGCTATCCAATAGTTATTaatagcagtgtttttttttgtttatttgtttgtgttttttaataggATTCACCCACTGCAAAGGCGGTGTTAATGAACTCTTAATTGATCAAATTTCCTGGGTAGGAGCCAGAGGTATTTGGTCAGGTTATTTGTGAAGTTTTttcacagtaattttgctgtGACTGTAGCCTGCATTTATCATATTACAAACCCTGAAGATTTactcaaaataaaactaaaattattttaataggaAGTCAGTACACTGAAGATAATTCCAAGGGGCAGTGCAACTGTTAAAAGACATTCTTCTAGAAgaacatttaaccctttgttcAGGGGCACCGTCGCTGAAAGGGAAGCAATGAAATCAgggcgtgtgtgtatatataacctGGTccacacataacaacacacaatgTAAGTGAGTACACATGTTCCTGATAGTCTATCTTTAGATCTCTGGAGATGTGCTATATATCCCAAATCTGccatcaaataaatgtttttaatattcagATTGCATTTTACATTGCACAACACATAtggaagtaataataaaaaccactATTAAGCAATATTTTCCTTTTGCCAGACATCATTGTCTgattgctgctgctgcaaaacagATGGGAGCTCAGAAAGGGTTAGTGTAATTAATGCCTGGGGTGGACAGGGGCCAGCAGTACACAACAGTACTGTTTTATATGATGTTCTACAATAGATTACAAAATAATCACTGCTGAGCTATGAAGGGAATGGAGGCTTAAGGCAACAAATACTGGGGAGTTCTAGGATGTAGCAATTCCACTGGAAACCACTTAAGTTTGCAAACATTATAAACCATTTCTGTTCAAGTCTTAACCCCCTGGAAAGGTGTGAGCCATTAAAGAAAACCGAGAAGGAAGGGAAAGCCTGGGTGCGCCTACCTTAGCTCGACTATCACTGCAGTCCAGTGTTTCCTTAGGATTCCAGCGCCTCTTCTTCCCCGGTGCTACCCAGGTGTGCCAGGTGGCTGGTTCTGCCCGATTGCACCGCCAGGAGGTTTTTAAACCGGACCAAACCAAGAGCTATCTCCGCGTTCCAGGCAGTGCCCTCCTGCTGGCATCGGAAGTCTATCTCCTTTCCCCCGGCCATCACCACAGTGAAATAAACCAGCTCCCGTTTGTATTCGACACAGTCCACCGTGGCCATGCGCTCGAAACGGAGCTCCTTGGTCTTGGTAGAAGAGGACCACGAACTGAAGCCCCTGGACCTGAACCCGGAGTCTCCGCCGCTGCCCCCGCTTCGCTTCCAGTCATACAGCCGGATCCCATCCTCTGTCAGCACGCAATGCTTTCTTTTCCACAGCTGCAGGAGTCCGTTGCTTCGTTTCTCCAGAAATCCTTCTTTCAGCACCTTCTGGGCATTCATCATTCTAATGTATCTCATCAAGCACTCTCAAAACACAGCCGTTACTGAACGTGTCATATATACGCCTGTCTCCTCTTAGGGTTAACAGCAAGCACGATACATGCTTCTATATGTGTCTGGTGTTATACACGTTAATGATATATTCCAATGCATTCTGTTACATACTGCTAATCTGACTGAAGGGTTAAAGAATAACagattcttattttttaaaaaaacgtattacagttttcaaaataaatctaaaactcCTGGAgcacgtattattattattattattattattattattattattattattatttcaacgaAGCTACACACAGTACAGCTGTTTCTTGCTTCTTTACTTCAGACTGACAGCTTTTTGATATGACCTTTTCAATTAATTCTGCCCGCTGACAGGCTTAATAAGTAACGTTTACCTTCCAGTGTTTTATCTTTAATAATACGACCAAACACGTCTATCTGCGGACCGCCTGGATATGTTTCTACATGCCCGgcgctcctctctctctttctcccctgCTGTCCGGGGGCCCACCCCCTGCTCGTGACGTCATGAAATGATGCACTGTTGAACATTCCACCCTCTCCATTCCCTGTTACTGCTGACTGTCAGTCATTACAACAGCTGTTACTCATTCATAAAACTGCGCCTGCGGGACTGTGGAACCAGAGGAGAAAGAATGCGTGCAGGGGTTCTAAAAGTTACATGACGTTCTCAGTCAGAAATCTTTAACTTCACAAGACTGACACCTATTCTTAGAAGCTCACCGCATACATGACGGGGAAATACTTGTTCATAGATGGACAGCAATGGGAATAACACGTGGCTCAGTTTTGGGGTTTATTATAATCATAGCTACAGCGCACATCTGAATCTGTTAGCTTGACACTGGCTTACTAACTGAGATTTGTAATGCCAGTATCTATAGTTCATTTTCCCTTAAGCTTATTGTGTATATTTACTTcacatttgcattcattttataatagGCTATATAATGTGGGCGTTGGGACATTTACAAATTGCAATTGAAACATCGAACTGTAGCAGCAATTCGCCAGCGCACAACTAGTCCTGAAAGAGTAAAGCAATGCGAATCTGTACAGCTCGTAGGACTTTTATAGATACTAACAACTTGGACTAAACTGGAACTCAGCAGAACTCTAAGTAAAGGGAACTCGTGACGACAAAAGATTGATCAATAAATAACCAATGCTCTTAACTAATAGGAGGTCATCGCAGAGCACACTGTGTTATTTGTAAGAGGGGGGGAAACGCTTACATAGTGTCACAGGAGAGATACTGAGCCAGAGCTAAAGCGAAGGGGAAGGGTGTGAGCGGGGCGGGGCAGGGCGGGAGAGTGCGTCCAAGTCTGGAAGCTGCTTACATTGTTCTGGAGCAACCTTGACTAATGTggctgaaactgacttgcagcagAGCAGAGAGGTGCCACGTTCATAAACGACAGGATTTAGAGATAGCGGCCCTGAATGTCAAACGAGCTTAAACGCCTAAACTCGCTGCACCCGTCTGTTTGAACGCTTAACGGTGTTTCCATTATGAAAAGAAACCCTTTTCTGCAGTTTTCTGACATGGAATGGGTGCGATACTGAACAACTTTTCAGTGTTTAAATGAGAAACATACATGTTAAAGATGCTAATGACAGTTTTCACGTCATCTCAGGGCTTCACtcaatggacaggtgggattgaaaggtagtaaaggcGGAGAAAATCAAAACA
Above is a window of Polyodon spathula isolate WHYD16114869_AA chromosome 25, ASM1765450v1, whole genome shotgun sequence DNA encoding:
- the LOC121299823 gene encoding pleckstrin homology-like domain family A member 3, producing MRYIRMMNAQKVLKEGFLEKRSNGLLQLWKRKHCVLTEDGIRLYDWKRSGGSGGDSGFRSRGFSSWSSSTKTKELRFERMATVDCVEYKRELVYFTVVMAGGKEIDFRCQQEGTAWNAEIALGLVRFKNLLAVQSGRTSHLAHLGSTGEEEALES